One genomic region from Asterias amurensis chromosome 7, ASM3211899v1 encodes:
- the LOC139939553 gene encoding uncharacterized protein, translating to MSAHSRKMEHRLSLKDSVLQGDSMDSECGTPQDFLYETKFVVLNYLGLVPPDLDPGYSDYDMYYQSSASATPFVSDDERSSTSGGSRRSSDYLSVNTKVRARSSPKVSPRSATSSSHTSPAVFTSSANVFSRELSTSMSTSYTATSHQTITTTASFSATESTHSRAHVHSHEVRSTLEVSRDSWRSIDSDLCVDSVMEADDESSKSQPGSEDSEEISENPEIRIDDDSTGDSWELRRRQRHELVEPLREEVKQAMEKLHKELKEAAASSDENTPFRPSTLCPFSHEALVAERISQIGDKIMQQHGAELERTMREFFGSKADSNMTYAIFKSLVKQMMKSTVPGWYHLALMLKFTQRMALGLVNKSEQGFTSVTDFAVQYIEENLAQTIIDQGGWDAMTNINLDDINAEVLSELSSRNVSPMPLSSQDSHASQSMEPISPDAGTPVDSPNWKTNQQTGFPDTASDDGLNQLSRSPGSAMFGEPGELTHRSRSESRPEDLASLFSDLPPVETPMSHSMSSPSNLGGATAASQSGGMEVSHSAPVFNVQPDDDCTDWGQGSTMETDSQYLMSSGEGSTIVGDDGDSRGFESSSERNVGIKTVAAAVGAATATAAAAAGAIFAILKK from the exons ATGTCGGCACATTCCCGCAAAATGGAGCATCGTCTTTCACTTAAAGACAGCGTTCTACAAGGAGACTCTATGGACTCGGAATGTGGCACACCTCAAGATTTCCTCTACGAGACCAAATTTGTTGTCTTAAACTATTTGGGACTGGTCCCACCTGATCTGGACCCTGGCTACTCTGACTATGACATGTACTACCAGAGCTCGGCAAGCGCCACGCCCTTTGTGTCGGATGATGAGAGGTCCAGTACATCAGGCGGATCTCGTCGCTCCAGTGACTACCTCTCTGTGAACACTAAAGTCAGAGCTCGCTCCTCTCCAAAAGTAAGTCCGAGATCTGCGACATCGTCTAGCCATACTTCCCCGGCGGTCTTCACCTCCTCGGCCAATGTCTTTTCAAGGGAACTGTCGACGTCCATGTCAACATCCTATACGGCAACTAGTCATCAAACGATTACTACGACTGCCTCTTTCTCGGCAACTGAGTCGACACATTCTCGGGCACATGTGCACAGTCATGAAGTGAGGAGTACTCTAGAGGTCTCAAGAGACAGCTGGAGGTCAATCGATAGTGACCTCTGCGTTGATTCGGTTATGGAAGCTGATGATGAATCCAGTAAAAGTCAACCAGGAAGTGAAGATTCAGAGGAGATTAGCGAGAATCCAGAGATCAGAATTG aTGATGACAGTACAGGAGATTCATGGGAGTTACGTCGGAGACAAAGGCACGAGCTAGTTGAGCCATTGAGGGAGGAAGTAAAGCAAGCCATGGAAAAACTTCATAAAGAGTTAAAAGAAG CCGCTGCATCCAGTGATGAAAACACTCCCTTCCGGCCCTCCACACTCTGTCCGTTCTCCCACGAGGCCCTCGTCGCTGAACGCATCTCGCAGATCGGTGATAAGATCATGCAGCAGCATGGCGCCGAACTAGAGAGGACAATGAGGGAGTTCTTTGGGAGCAAAGCAGACAGTAACATGACCTACGCAATCTTCAAGTCACTGGTGAAGCAGATGATGAAAAGCACCGTCCCTGGCTGGTATCAT CTTGCATTGATGCTCAAGTTTACCCAACGCATGGCCCTGGGTCTCGTCAACAAGAGTGAACAAGGCTTTACTTCGGTCACTGATTTCGCTGTTCAGTACATTGAGGAGAATCTAGCGCAGACCATCATCGACCAAGGAGGATGG GATGCTATGACCAACATCAACCTGGATGATATCAATGCTGAAGTCCTATCCGAGCTCTCCTCCCGCAATGTGTCCCCAATGCCTCTCTCTTCCCAAGACAGTCATGCGTCTCAATCCATGGAGCCCATCTCCCCCGATGCTGGCACTCCGGTGGACTCTCCAAACTGGAAAACAAACCAGCAGACTGGCTTCCCTGACACCGCATCAGACGACGGCTTAAACCAACTGTCAAGGTCACCCGGATCAGCCATGTTTGGTGAGCCAGGAGAGCTCACACACCGCTCCCGGTCTGAATCTCGTCCAGAAGACCTTGCCAGTCTCTTTTCTGATCTACCACCCGTTGAGACACCCATGAGCCATTCCATGTCAAGTCCGAGCAATCTCGGGGGTGCCACGGCGGCGAGCCAATCTGGAGGTATGGAAGTGTCTCACTCTGCACCTGTGTTTAATGTGCAGCCAGACGATGACTGCACCGATTGGGGTCAGGGGTCGACCATGGAGACTGACAGTCAGTATCTGATGAGCTCTGGGGAGGGAAGCACCATCGTTGGAGATGACGGAGACTCACGTGGGTTTGAGAGTAGTAGCGAACGGAATGTCGGTATAAAGACAGTGGCAGCTGCAGTTGGTGCAGCAACCGCAacagctgctgctgctgctggtgctATCTTTGCCATATTGAAAAAATGA
- the LOC139939632 gene encoding dickkopf-related protein 3-like translates to MKIFVTLWLVVMLAAALGSVSATNHTTVEQGIHQLTQLVDKILGSKTVKDKIAELTQSGSNKRAEIVILSKSDIAGDIPDSDLYNTTTITRKVGDVTVVINTTITKLGGDEIMVEFESEVKPMPDKTMCKTDSNCTEHQFCHHDVILGFALSYCQACSEDGGKCQIDKHCCGQTLCRWGRCLKDATKGQLGTVCSKAGDCGEEGCCAAVEGFEKPVCRPLANEGQRCSTETKAADEDAVSSSLSVLEKLLRHRPKSQSHPAEFPHECPCTVGLKCANYMRDFDDMLDLREAAQTFLGGMCVPGWAWEDQLLLASTSSPSSNPTPKK, encoded by the exons ATGAAGATCTTTGTCACATTGTGGTTGGTGGTGATGCTGGCAGCGGCTCTAGGTAGTGTTTCTGCAACCAATCACACTACGGTAGAGCAGGGGATTCATCAACTCACGCAACTTGTTGATAAGATACTGGGAAGCAAGACAGTCAAAG ATAAGATTGCCGAGCTGACTCAATCGGGTTCTAACAAGAGAGCTGAGATCGTCATTCTGAGTAAATCTGATATTGCTGGCGACATACCAGACAGCGATCTGTATAATACAACAACCATAACAAGAAAAGTAGGAGATGTGACCGTCGTGATAAACACCACCATCACCAAACTCGGTGGGGATGAGATAATGGTTGAATTTGAGTCCGAGGTGAAACCAATGCCCGATAAGACA ATGTGTAAGACAGACAGTAATTGCACGGAGCATCAATTctgtcatcatgacgtcatcctTGGATTTGCTCTGAGCTACTGCCAGGCTTGCTCAGAGGACGGTGGTAAATGCCAGATAGACAAACACTGCTGCGGACAAACACTGTGTCGGTGGGGGCGATGTCTGAAGGATGCTACTAAGGGTCAACTAGGAACAGTATGCAGTAAAGCCGGTGACTGCGGAGAAGAGGGTTGCTGTGCCGCAGTGGAAG GGTTTGAGAAACCGGTCTGTCGCCCTCTTGCAAACGAAGGCCAACGCTGCAGCACGGAGACGAAAGCTGCTGACGAAGATGCAGTATCGTCATCACTTTCTGTGCTCGAGAAATTGCTACGTCACAGACCTAAAAGTCAAAGTCACCCCGCCGAGTTTCCTCATGAATGTCCATGTACCGTGGGACTGAAGTGTGCAAATTACATGCGAGA TTTCGACGATATGTTGGATTTGAGAGAAGCTGCTCAGACCTTCCTTGGAGGGATGTGTGTACCCGGCTGGGCATGGGAGGATCAGTTGCTATTGGCTAGTACTAGTAGTCCATCGTCCAATCCAACACCAAAGAAATGA